The Hordeum vulgare subsp. vulgare chromosome 7H, MorexV3_pseudomolecules_assembly, whole genome shotgun sequence DNA window GAAAGACCAGTGAGGCTCACTAACACCCAAGATGGGCTCCCACTCGCTGACCAAGGTGGCAAGCCGTCGGCGGCGCTGCGGGTGGCTGCTCCCGCTTGTCGTTGGTGCTGCTTTTCTCGGCGATATCGCATTCCTCACCTCACATGTCGAAGAACGTTGTGGCGGTCGAGACCTGGACCACCTCCTGCTACCGCCTTTCTTCAACGTGGGGCGCGGACGCGCCTCCGGGTAgcggggacgacgacgacgagtgcAAGGAGCGGCTCGGGAGGGACGACGCCGTGCCTTATGACCGTGATTTTGAAAGGCATCCCGTACTTGTCGGTGCTGCTGCTAAGGCATGTCCCTTCCTCATAATTTGGTATCGACATTGACGGGCTTGCCGGATCTGCTGCTTAATTCGGTCAATGCTTCATTGGGGGTACCATTAGCAATGGGTGCATAAGTTCCAGTGATCTCTCTCGAAAAAATCTAGAGAATCTTGCTAGGCTATCGTCATATGAACTTTTGGGAGGTTAGAATTCCTAGATCGGCAATTTAACCAACCAATACGAGTTATATGCCACAACAAAGTATTATAATTGAATTATTATTCACAAGTATTGAGTCTCATGGTATATTTTTTATGACATAAACTATATGACTAATCTCCCTAGGATTGGAGGGTCACAATCAATTGAAGTCTCCAATTGGAATTTGGTCATCCGATTTAGACCGGGTGAACAATTTCCTAAACCCTTTCATTTAATTTTTTATACAATGCTCTATGCTTCCTAATTTTTAAATCTTCAAAATTAGTTGAGTCTTCAATTTAGAATTTGGTCACCTAATTTTCACcgggtcaacaatttctcaaagAGCTCTcctatttaattattttaattccaTATGCTCCACAATTTTACAGCTTTTCATTCAATTCAGGTATTCAATTTTGAATTTGGTTTAAGATTTTGATCGGGACAATGATTTTCCAAATCAATCAACAATAACTGACTTATAAAAACATATCAACCCATCGCAGACTCTTATCACCAATACAAAGCACCACCATGTGATACTATAGCACCAATATAGTATATGGAACCAACCATGAAAAAATATCTTCACATAAACATGGGTTGATTAGCGAATAACACATAATCACACCGCGAAGGACCCACCAAATAACatcattataaattaacgtaaaaCACACTCCATTGTCTCCCACACCGGCCAAACTAAATACTCCAtcagtttcaaaatataagggtTATTAGTTTTTTGgaaagtttttttttatttttaccaAGTTCAGAGCCAAAGATATCAACATCCACAATATTAAACAAAAGATATGAAAattcatttcatgatgaatcttATAACACCGATTTGATATTACgaattttgatatatttttctaTAAATATGATCAAACTTATAAGGTttaacttttaaaaaaaataataCACCATATCTTTTAAAATAGAGTgggtaaaaaaaaataaaaatcctaACAAATTCAATGGCGCAGCAAAGCACGCACGACCCTTCTAATATAACTTGTATTCCATTGGTCAAACTGCCGGTCTAGAAATATGTGTGGATCTTAATAACGAGAAGACAAGGACTAGCTACTTGAGAAGCTCGTGAGGGTGGAACATAGATCGAGTGCCAACTTGGTGAAACACAATGCCAGTTTGGACTTGCTATTTGAATTGTAAGGTTCTTAATTGTCGGTTTAATGCAGTGTTTTGTAATAGTTGGAACTTTGAAAACTATCAGAAGAAGCTCTttggagcatggttaatagtatagtcaATAATCGACTATTTGACGTTGCCACCTCACCTAAAGTCAAACTAATAGCCACTCATATGCTCCCTCCGACCCAAAATAAATGTCGTTGCACTAGTATAAAATTTATACTGACTTACTGTTAAAGGAGCGTCACTTATGTTGAGACGGAGGAAGTAATAGTTAATCGTACTTATATATTACTAGCAAATATGCTCGTGCGATGCAACGGAAAAAACTATTAGATTATATAGATGTGGTAGATATAAAAAATTATGATTTCATAAACAAAAAATATGATGCTCATCGCGACTTGATTTTTTAAGGCGTCACAACATAATATTTTATAGCTGAGCAAACTACATGTACGAATCCTGTCTGAGCTATATGATGAATGATGTGTCTCGTCATAACTTAGCTTAGCGATGCTTACCATAACCAGTATTCTTGTATGAGAATAAATATAATTGTGTACAAAACTAATTCATAAAAAGTTGTATCAATTTGGTTGGGGCTCAGCGTTGTACAAAACACGAAAATCTTTTTTTACCTAACGCGAGGGACTACATAAAATCATAAAACGATCTCGAGAGATCTCGTAATAAAACCTTTATGTAAGCAACAATTTGATTTGTTCATTATTTACGGATGTGTTTTAATTTTtacgaacattttctaaaaattgATGGAGATGTTTTTCAAATTCCTGAATATGCTTTGCATACCGGATCATTTTTACAAAACTTGAACATTTCTTATTTCATGAAAATTTAGTTGAATTTGTGATTTTTTTATAATGTGTGAGCAATTTCTGAACTAATGACTTTCTATGATTTTCCGAATATTTTTCTGAATTCACAAATGGTTtatcatttttctattttttgtaaAAGTCGCAACTTTTTGATATGCAAGGGTCTaaataaaatcataaaataatcttTACAGATCTCCTAATAAAACCTTTACGTAAGCGACAATTAATTTTGTTCATTATTTATGGATGTGTATTAATTTTTGTGAAGGTTTTCTAAAAGATGATGGACAAGCTATTTAAATCCACGAATATGTTTTGATTACTCgatgattttataaaaaatcataAACATTTAGTATTTCAttacaatttatttgaaatcgtgatttgttttataatatgtgagcaattttcgaactcatgaatattttatgacTTTCTAAATATTTTTCCAATACACaaacattttttcctttttcctacatTTTTTATACTCATAACTTTTTGATATTTTGTTCTTTTGAAATCTGGAAATAATTtagaaaagaaaaaaccaaaaatgaaattaaaaacaaaaacaaggacGCCCTGACCTGCACATGGCCCGGCCCATGCTTTAGAGGtaaagaaaagaagagaaaaacacaGGTGAGAACCAGGGATCGAACCCTGGTCTCCCATGTGGAGACTTTAACCGATAGTCATCGCGTCACTGGTCAACTGTTGTTCTGTTAACGTATAGGTGTCTATAACAACAAATAACGGCGCCGATTTCAGAAATCCGAAAAACGAACCGGTTTTTGACTTACGAGtgacattggtgggtaattttagccaACTTCGGAGGCAATTTaaatgacggacgaccagaaaccgtatttgctttattattactagcgcaatggcccgtgcgttgccacggaagaaaaaaaacataatctccaatgatgatgaacacattatgttcacatatcatcgcttgattaaGAAATTTTgtacacaaatgcaagaaaatgtttctttttttaaatttattcacaagttgaagcaatctttacattttcaaaaagcccgtgcgttgcaacggaagagaaaataacacacgctttgaacgtaatatattttcacatggcatcacatttgtgttgtcgacgatagcctcagtgctcacacaacgaaaacgcgtttgaatgtacaatcacttggaataagatgagaaatatattGTTTCTCCCCATGAAATttttcaaaggtgtgcatgtgtggttaagaTGTTTTCTTTCCTTTCAATTTGATTTTAGtttaatggatatttattgcaattcgtatggtcgtcagaaagagagaaaaaaatcgtgcactacagattaagtttgcatcaaaaataatatttaagaagtattcaacagttaAAAAAAACATCCTATTTAAAAtctacacattttttcaatcaaatttcatatataacatgttaaaatcggagttacggtttaaaagatatggataattttgttttagataaaatatggattgattaactgaaaagttaggGTTTTTTAGACAAAAAACGTTTCGGCTGACTTAAATAGGGACGGCGGGTTGATTATCTGAAACATTAGGGAGTTTTCTGTAAAATGCAAAAAAACGGTTCGTCTCTGACTGAAAGATGGATCacgggttgattatctaaaactgTGAGGACTTTTCTGCAAAACGTCAGAAAACGGTTCGTTTTAACTTAAAgttggactgcgggttaattaactGAAACTGCGAGGGCTTTTCTGTAAAATGACCCACGACGGACGGCAGAAGCGTtaggtgctttattattagggaagattatcaagacggacgaccagaatcgtatttgctttattattagggagagattaagGAGAGATACTAGTATGTGGTCCAGAGTTCTTTCTCACAAAAGATGTTGGAGCCCGTGCTACACCAATCGATAAATTTACAACCCGCTTCTTTTTTGGGCCCTTATAACTCGTTGGCCCTGGTACAGGAGGGGGCACCGACAGAGAGAGAAAAAAATAGCTCCCGCGATCGCCTGGCGATCAGGCGGCGACGGAGATAGAGTGAGGAATGGAGGCGTTGAGTCCGATGGACAGCCCGGCGGAAGGAGGGGCCGATAGAGAGGAGGTCATCAACGGTGGGATCACCGGTGCGGTGGACTGGAGCATGTTCAAGGCGGAGGCAAGGCGGATCCTCCGAGCGGCACCGGATCAGAAGAAAGTGTGGGAACAAATGAAGCGGCGGATAGATGAACTCCTCAGCGGAAATCCAGGCGTGAATGGTGGCGATCGGATGGGGAAGAAACCAGACATGCGCAAGGAATCCATGGCAAATCCCTGGTCGATTTTGGAGGAACCAACGGGGAAGGTGAAGCCCTCGCATCTGGACGGATTTGAGATCCACACACAAATAGGTTTGAGCAATTCCCTCCTTGATAAGGATAAGGTTGTTTTGTTCTATAACAAGGAAAGAAACGTCTCTCAAAAGATTGATGATCTTTGTGCTTTTAGAGGAAAGGGTGTAATTAGGGGATTGAAAGGTATCCTTAATAAGAGTAACGTTTGATCAGAATTTAGTTATTTCAGAGGTAATAATGAGATGAATGGGACGCACGAATTTGAGAATGCCCGTAGATTGAGGGATGAGGGAGAAATTAAGGGGATTGTCTTTTGGAAACTGCCCATTAAAGACATTTTATTTTTCGTTAAGTGCACAAATTTCGTCCCGTTTGTtgcaaatttggaggaggatgagagCTATTTCAGCATCAGGGAGGGGTGTTTTCTTTCTTCAATTCATACCATAGAGGATAATAGAAGTTTTCCTTCTCTGTACCACTCGGGCTCTTCCAATATGGCCGAGAGGGGAGACTTGGAGAAGAGTGGGGAGGGGATAAAAGAGAAGGGAGAGATCCTGGGGTGTGTGCCGGCTCCAATGTCGGAGCTAAGAGAACCGGCGAACTCCATGGGGGGTGAACCTCCTGTTCTGCCTCCTACGCCGGACAACGAGGGGAGGAGCATGCTGAGACGCACGCCGGGGGTGGTTCTCCGCTGATCATCGACATGGAGGCAGCAAGAAGGGCTGTTAGCGGATCCCTGGTGGTGGGGCGTCTTCTATCGCCCTTCCAAGTGAACCCGCGAATCATCGTGGATGAACTTCGAGCTTGTTCGGCATGGAAACTGCAAGGCGCAGTCACTGTTCAAGATGTGGCTAGCAAGGACGGACGTTTCGTTCTCAACTTCACCTCCGAGGAGGACAAGttgttcgtcctcatggccgagcCATGGCATTACAAGcgcgacgacattatttttgctGAGTTTGATGGCAAGGGTGCCCCGGCCATGTCGACCTTGGAGTCATGGCTATATGGGTTCAGGTTCGTGACCTTCCGTTCGAATTGAAAACTGAGAGTATCGGTCGGTCTTTAGGGGATCAAATTGGGGAGGTGATTACAGTCTCTCATCGGAACCACATGATAGTTGAAAAGTACACACGTGTGCGTGTTAAAATCCCATTACATGAGCCGCTCAAAAATAAGGTAGAATTCACCCCCCTAGGTAGCAATGAGAGTATCCAGTATGATGTAAGATATGAAAAGTGGCCATCGTATTGTGAGTGTTGTGGGCTGGTAGGACACATGTCTGAGAGGTTTTGTAGGATCCCTAAGGATAGGAGAGTTGCTTCTTTCCCAAAAAACCTGAGTGTGGATGCTTATTGGAAGGGTCAAGTGTCTAGTAAGAGAGCTCCTATGTTTGGCGCTTCAAAAGAAAGTAACTTATCTAGAGCCACAGAAGGAATGGTGGTCAAGGTGACCAAAGTTGTGAAGAATCTCACGGTGATGGCTTCAAAAGAAAGTAACTTATCTAGAGCCACAGAAGGAATGGTGGTCAAGGTGACCAAAGTTGTGAAGAATCTCACGGTGATGGACAAGGGCGCTGAGACGTCCACGATGACAGCCCAGGTGGGCATCTCGCTCGGCCAGGAGGGCCGGGCCCTTGTTGCCCAACAACAAGCTCCCCCCGGTGTTGTGCCTGGTCAGGAGGACTGGGTCGCAGTTCCGCTCGTCCAGGCCAATCATGGCCACGAGGGCATGGAGCTGGAGGAAAAAGGAGCATCAAACGCAGGTGTGTCGTTGCTAGGCCAGGAGGGCCAAAATCCTATGACGCAAAGGAAAGCTATATCTGCTGCTGCACCTGGTCAGGTGGACCGGgctgcatctccacagctcactgCTAGACTAGGCCAGGAGGGTCTTGTTCTGGCGGTGAGGGGAGTTGCTTTTCAACATGTACTGCCTGACCAGGAGGGTCAGGAACAAGTACGTGGGGAAGAAACTGGAGACTACAAGTTGACCCCTAGAGCTGATGGATCTTGGCAGTTCTTTTTTGACCAGGAGAGCCAGGGGATTCAAAGTCAGCAGAAACCAGTGTGCGCGCCTGCTGCAGGATTTGAAGCTCAAGAGCAGCCAGAAAACCTCCTCTTCAAACCGGGTGTGCTGGAGGCACTCTCGGGAGCCGTGGCTGGAAGGCTAGCTACAGCGAATGAAAATACTGGTAATGCATTCATGTTCAGTGCAAAAAATAAAACCATGCAGGTCAAGCTCAAAGGAAAGGGGAAGAGAAACAGAGGATCTGAGAGGTGTGGCGAAGCGCGCAAAAATATAATAGGTAAAAAAAGGAAGAATTTTTTCGAAGCACTACCAACAGGCAGTGAAGGAGATTTCTCCTTTGAAAAAAGGATGGACAGCTATGAGCGCATACTGTATGGAGACACAAGTATCTCTTCTAAGAGAATGTGTAAAGGGAGAGTGGAAGTTGTGAGGGGTGGAAATGGTGTTACTTCACATGTGGCTAAATAaatagaagagaaagaagaagtctACGTGCAGCAGAGGAGGGAATCCATTGGAGATGATGGCGCATCGGCGGCCTCTCAGGAGGAGGTCCGCCGGGCCAAATGAAAATCATAGACTGGAACCATCGTGGCATGCTCTCCCCACGGCAGTTCGGGAGCTCTTGGATCTTCAAGGTCGTGTTAAGGCGGAGTTGATTTTCCTTTTGGAGTCTCATTTGAATAAATGTAAAGCCGATGAGCTACGTCGTGTCTTAAATTTTGATTCAATGTTTGTAGTGGGAAGTGATGATCGGGCCGGTGGCTTTGTTATAATTTATCATAAATCGAATAAAGTTTctttgaactatgtgtcagccacGGAAAAAAATTAGCACGCTATAGCGCCGCTAATAGCGCTCTATAGCGTGTAGAGAATTGACTCGCTAAAGTGATCCGTGTACAATGTCTCGCTAATAGCGCGCTATAACACGCTAATAGCATATTTTGAGGGGCCACGCTATTTTGTATAGCGCGCTATTTTTTTCCTTGGTGTCAGCTCATTTTATTGATGTTCTTTTCATGAATGAAAATGATGTGCAGTGGCGTTTTACGGGCTTTTATGGGTACCCGAATTGGAATAAGCGTAATCGTTCTTGGGAGGATATTCACGATCTGTATAGTGAAGGTGTCCATCCATAGGTAGTGTTAGGAGATTTCAATGAAATTCTATTGTCTTCGGAAAAAAGGAGGAAACGTGAGGCCtaagagcaagtataataaggtacagtcagcaggctgtaaggattaaaatactatatttttgcttagttggatgagagagcagaggagagaaaggaaagcgggctcttcgtgaagagtcagctctagcacgtgctcctaggtgctttgtgagaatgaaaggtggatcatatatgataaaatagtactcttttatagctaactattgtataagctaactataagatgggctataagattACTTATAGTCAGCAGTCgaatatactattaaccatgctctaatgtAATGATGAGAGAATTTCGGAACTGCCTTGGAGAATGTG harbors:
- the LOC123410676 gene encoding uncharacterized protein LOC123410676, encoding MEALSPMDSPAEGGADREEVINGGITGAVDWSMFKAEARRILRAAPDQKKVWEQMKRRIDELLSGNPGVNGGDRMGKKPDMRKESMANPWSILEEPTGKVKPSHLDGFEIHTQIGLSNSLLDKDKVVLFYNKERNVSQKIDDLCAFRGKGVIRGLKGILNKSNV